One window of Mus caroli chromosome 11, CAROLI_EIJ_v1.1, whole genome shotgun sequence genomic DNA carries:
- the LOC110304724 gene encoding keratin, type I cuticular Ha4, translating into MSCETCLPALSCRTSCSSRPCVPPSCHGCTLPGACNIPANVGNCNWFCEGSFNGNEKETMQFLNDRLASYMEKVRQLERENAELECRIQERNQQQDPLVCPAYQAYFRTIEELQQKILCAKSENARLVVQIDNAKLASDDFRTKYQTELSMRQLVESDINSLRRILDELTLCKSDLEAQVESLREELLCLKKNHEEEVNTLRCQLGDRLNVEVDAAPTVDLNRVLNETRCQYEALVETNRREVEEWYTTQSEELNKQVVSSSEQLQSCQAEIIELRRTVNALEIELQAQHSMRNSLENTLTESEARYSSQLSQVQCLITNVESQLGEIRADLERQNQEYQVLLDIRSRLECEINTYRSLLESEDCNLPCNPCATTNASGGCCGPCGSSKRCC; encoded by the exons ATGTCCTGTGAGACTTGCCTGCCCGCCCTGAGCTGCCGCACCAGCTGCTCCTCCCGGCCCTGCGTGCCCCCCAGCTGCCATGGCTGCACTCTGCCCGGGGCCTGCAACATCCCCGCCAATGTGGGCAACTGCAATTGGTTCTGCGAGGGCTCCTTCAATGGCAATGAGAAGGAGACCATGCAGTTCCTGAATGACCGCCTGGCCTCCTATATGGAGAAGGTCaggcagctggagagagagaatgcagagcTGGAATGTAGGATCCAGGAGAGGAACCAGCAGCAGGACCCCCTGGTGTGTCCTGCCTACCAGGCCTACTTCAGGACCATTGAGGAGTTGCAGCAGAAG ATTCTGTGTGCTAAGTCTGAGAACGCCAGGCTGGTCGTGCAGATCGACAATGCCAAGCTGGCCTCTGATGACTTCAGGACCAA gtaccagACTGAGCTGTCCATGAGGCAGCTGGTGGAGTCTGACATCAACAGCCTGCGCAGGATCCTGGATGAGCTGACCCTCTGCAAGTCTGACTTGGAGGCTCAGGTGGAGTCTCTGAGGGAGGAGCTGCTGTGCCTCAAGAAGAACCATGAGGAG GAAGTCAACACCCTGCGCTGCCAGCTTGGAGACCGCCTCAACGTGGAGGTGGACGCTGCTCCCACCGTGGACCTGAACCGCGTGCTCAATGAGACCAGGTGTCAGTATGAGGCCCTGGTGGAAACCAACCGCCGGGAAGTGGAGGAATGGTACACTACACAG TCAGAGGAGCTGAACAAGCAGGTGGTGTCCAGCTCAGAGCAGCTGCAGTCCTGCCAGGCCGAGATCATCGAGCTGAGACGCACAGTCAATGCCCTGGAGATTGAGCTGCAGGCCCAGCACAGCATG agaaactctctggAGAACACCCTGACAGAGAGTGAGGCTCGCTACAGCTCTCAGCTGTCCCAGGTGCAGTGCCTGATCACCAACGTGGAGTCCCAGCTTGGTGAGATCCGGGCTGACCTGGAGCGTCAAAACCAGGAGTACCAGGTGCTGCTGGACATTCGGTCTCGTCTGGAGTGTGAGATCAACACATACAGGAGCCTGCTGGAGAGCGAGGACTGCAA CCTCCCCTGCAACCCATGCGCCACCACCAATGCTAGTGGCGGTTGCTGTGGACCTTGCGGCAGCTCAAAGCGTTGCTGTTAA
- the LOC110304734 gene encoding keratin, type I cuticular Ha1 encodes MPYNCCLPALSCRTSCSSRPCVPPSCHGCTLPGACNIPANVGNCNWFCEGSFNGNEKETMQFLNDRLASYMEKVRQLERENAELECRIQERNQQQDPLVCPAYQAYFRTIEELQQKILCSKSENARLVVQIDNAKLAADDFRTKYETELGLRQLVESDINGLRRILDELTLCKSDLEAQVESLKEELLCLKRNHEEEVNTLRCQLGDRLNVEVDAAPTVDLNRVLNETRCQYEAMVETNRREVEEWFTTQTEELNKQVVSSSEQLQSCQAEIIELRRTVNALEIELQAQHSMRNSLENTLTESEARYSSQLSQVQCLITNVESQLGEIRADLERQNQEYQVLLDVKARLECEINTYRGLLESEDCKLPCNPCATSNACGKPIGPCVSNPCAPCPPPAPCTPCVPRPRCGPCNSFVR; translated from the exons atgccatACAATTGCTGCCTGCCGGCCCTGAGCTGccgcaccagctgctcttcccgGCCCTGTGTGCCCCCCAGCTGCCATGGCTGCACCCTGCCTGGGGCCTGCAACATCCCCGCCAATGTGGGCAACTGCAATTGGTTCTGTGAGGGCTCCTTCAATGGCAATGAGAAGGAGACCATGCAGTTCCTGAATGACCGCCTGGCCTCCTATATGGAGAAGGTgaggcagctggagagagagaatgcagagcTGGAATGTAGGATCCAGGAGAGGAACCAGCAGCAGGACCCCCTGGTGTGTCCTGCCTACCAGGCCTACTTCAGGACCATTGAGGAGCTGCAGCAGAAG ATCCTGTGCAGCAAATCAGAGAATGCCAGGTTGGTGGTGCAGATAGATAATGCCAAGCTGGCTGCAGACGACTTCAGGACCAA GTATGAGACAGAGCTCGGTCTGCGGCAGCTGGTAGAGTCAGACATCAATGGCCTGCGAAGGATCTTGGATGAGCTGACCCTGTGCAAGTCTGACCTGGAGGCACAGGTGGAGTCCCTGAAGGAGGAGCTACTGTGTCTCAAGAGGAACCATGAAGAG GAAGTCAACACCCTGCGCTGCCAGCTTGGAGATCGCCTCAATGTGGAGGTGGATGCTGCTCCCACTGTGGACCTGAACCGCGTGCTCAACGAGACCAGGTGTCAGTACGAGGCCATGGTGGAAACCAACCGCCGGGAAGTGGAGGAATGGTTCACCACACAG ACAGAGGAGCTGAACAAGCAGGTGGTGTCCAGCTCAGAGCAGCTGCAGTCCTGCCAGGCCGAGATCATCGAGCTGAGACGCACAGTCAACGCTCTGGAGATCGAGCTTCAGGCCCAGCATAGCATG agaaactctctggAGAACACCCTGACAGAGAGTGAGGCTCGCTACAGCTCCCAGCTGTCCCAGGTGCAGTGCCTGATCACCAACGTGGAGTCCCAGCTTGGTGAGATCCGGGCTGACCTGGAGCGTCAGAACCAGGAGTACCAGGTGTTGCTGGATGTCAAGGCCCGGCTGGAGTGTGAGATCAACACGTACAGGGGCCTGCTGGAGAGCGAGGACTGCAA gctacCTTGCAACCCCTGTGCCACAAGCAATGCATGCGGCAAGCCCATTGGGCCCTGCGTCTCCAATCCCTGTGCCCCCTGCCCGCCCCCTGCCCCTTGCACACCTTGTGTCCCACGTCCCCGTTGTGGGCCATGCAACTCCTTTGTACGTTAG